The Streptomyces sp. NBC_00459 DNA segment GGTGCGCGTCGCCGGCGCCCGGTGGGCGATCGAAGAGTGTTTCCAGGCAGCGAAGAACGAGTGCGGCCTGGACGAGTACGAAGTCCGCCGCTACGTCGGCTGGTACCGGCACATCACCCTGGCCATGCTCGCCCACACCTTCCTCGTTGCGATGAGCGCGCGAGCAGCCGAAAAAGGGGATCCACTGGTGAGGATGCCGTGGTCATCGAGCTCACCGTGGCAGAAGTGCGACGACTCCTGGCAGCTCACACACCCCGAGACCTTCACACCCTCACTCACGTGTTGAGCTGGTCGCACTGGCGCCGACGACGCCAAGCGGTGGCCCGCCGCTGCCACTACCGACGTCGGGGGCACTCCTTCGAGGGGCGTGCGGGCAGAAGCCGTCCGTGACGACTTCCCGCCCGCTACACTCCCACCGCTCGACGTTTCCCCAGGTCAAGCCACGAAGTACTGCTGGAGTACTAGGCGTCGAGCTGACGTCACTCTTGGGTGACCCCCCGGGCGTGCCCTCCAACGGTGAGGCCGACCCACCACAGCTTGTCGCCGTTCGACGCGCTATCTCGCCTCTGCTCTTCGCCCCGCCGCCCGAGCCGCATCGCGCAGAGAAGCTCACGCTCCCGCTGCTGCGGGCCGAGATTGCCGACGCGTGGACGCTGTACCACGAAGCGGAGTTCGGGCGGCTCATGGAAGTTCTCCCCGACATCATCACGGACGCGCGCTTCGCAGCAGCCGTAGGCGGGGATGACGAACGAGCCGCCGGACAGGCGGCGTTGGGCAAGGCGCTTCAGCTAGGCGGACACCTCGCTATCCGTATGGGGAAGACCGACCTCTCCCTTTCAGCGCTGGAGCGCGCCATGAACGCCGCAGTAGCCTCGTCCGACCCGTTGCTCCCCGCCATGATCAGCAACAGCGTTGCGTGGAACTACCAGCGACAGAACCGGCTCGACGACGCAACCAACCTTGCCGTGTACGCCGCGGACAACGTCGAGCGCGAGCACACGACCGACGCGTCCGGCGTCCGCGTGTGGGGCGGACTCTTGATGTCGGCCGCGACGAGCTACGCCAGGAGCGGGCACTACGACCGTGCCGACGAGATGATGCAGACCGCCGAGAAGGCCGCGGGGCGAGTCGCGAAACTGCCAGCCCCAGAAGACGGGCGGCTCGTCTCCGTGTTCAGTAAATCGTCTGTTCGCATCGAGCGTGTTCGCCTGGCCGTCCAGTACGGCCGGCCCGAAGAGGCGCTGACGCTCGCCAAGGGGATGCGGCTCTCAAAGGACACCCCGCCGTCATGGCGCACCTGGCTTCTGCTCGACGTGGCGCGCGCTCACACGGACACGGGGAACGCCGAGGGAGCCGTGAAAGCCCTTGAAAGCCTGCGCCGTGTAGCACCGACATGGATGCGCCATCACACGCTCGCGGTCGCTATCGTGCGCGATCTCTGGGAACTACCGACCCGCCCGCCGGGACTACGTTCGATCGCCGAATTTCTTGGCGTCGCTACTTAGCGTGCCGAGACTAGGACACTACGTCCCTGTTGTCTCTCCCTGCCACACGAAAGCCTGACCTCATCAGCAACTGTTGCGGAGGTGCGGGATGGCGCGGGAGACCACTCTGAGGGAACCGGTTTATCTGTCTGATCCACTTGAGATGAAAGAGCCGGAACCGGTTCGAGGGTGCGACGTGTGCGGAGCTTGCGCACGACAATGGAAGGAAGCGTCCAACCCCAACAGCTCGGCCTATGACCCGTCGCATGCAACGGATCTGGCAGTGGAGATCAAGCGCCATCCGCACCCGCGGCCGAAGAGGGTGCGGCGGTGAACACAGACCCCTTCCCCGACCTGTTCGCGCACCTGGAGATATCGGCCCTGCCGTCGCGCAGGTGGGTG contains these protein-coding regions:
- a CDS encoding tetratricopeptide repeat protein, with amino-acid sequence MTTSRPLHSHRSTFPQVKPRSTAGVLGVELTSLLGDPPGVPSNGEADPPQLVAVRRAISPLLFAPPPEPHRAEKLTLPLLRAEIADAWTLYHEAEFGRLMEVLPDIITDARFAAAVGGDDERAAGQAALGKALQLGGHLAIRMGKTDLSLSALERAMNAAVASSDPLLPAMISNSVAWNYQRQNRLDDATNLAVYAADNVEREHTTDASGVRVWGGLLMSAATSYARSGHYDRADEMMQTAEKAAGRVAKLPAPEDGRLVSVFSKSSVRIERVRLAVQYGRPEEALTLAKGMRLSKDTPPSWRTWLLLDVARAHTDTGNAEGAVKALESLRRVAPTWMRHHTLAVAIVRDLWELPTRPPGLRSIAEFLGVAT